One Rattus norvegicus strain BN/NHsdMcwi chromosome 20, GRCr8, whole genome shotgun sequence DNA segment encodes these proteins:
- the Naglt1 gene encoding sodium-dependent glucose transporter 1 (The RefSeq protein has 2 substitutions compared to this genomic sequence), with protein sequence MEFRGSGATAVEQHLLQSETPGKNGLQATSSDQVGRTLRWFTTVVLNAAFLGMGVSAAVLGPTFPDLARNVNRNISSLSEIFVGRALGYLGGSVVGGVLFDCMNHFLLLGLSHLLTAAGLYLTPFCKTAALLTAMMSITGVSFGVLDTGGNVLILDLWGDKGAPHIQALHFSFALGAFLAPLLAKLAWGTTASAQNHTEPQLDRSALNRSFEAASDSVLAVPDDMNLLWAYASIGTYVLVLSVFLFAPFFKKRSKQKKSAASAQGARRAKYHRALLCLLFLFFFFYVGAEVTYGSYVFSFATTHVGMEESEAAGLNSIFWGTFAACRGLAIFFATLLQPGTMMVLCNIGSLASSFFLVLFDKSPLCLWIASSVYGASMAATFPSGISWIEQYTTLTGKSAAFILVGAALGLMATPALSGILQGHYPDLPVILYMCLGSAVLTTVLFPVMYKVATLPLDRKQEKSINSEGQKILLSSSRLIKEAK encoded by the exons ATGGAGTCCCGTGGGTCCGGGGCCACTGCTGTTGAGCAGCACCTCCTCCAGTCCGAGACCCCAGGGAAGAATGGGCTGCAGGCCACATCGAGTGACCAAGTGGGAAGAACACTGCGCTGGTTCACCACTGTGGTTCTGAATGCTGCTTTCCTGGGAATG GGAGTGAGCGCTGCTGTGCTGGGACCCACATTTCCAGACCTGGCCAGAAACGTGAACCGGAACATCAGCAGCCTTTCCGAAATCTTCGTGGGCCGAGCCCTCGGCTACCTGGGCGGCTCTGTGGTTGGTGGGGTGCTTTTCGACTGCATGAATCATTTTCTACTTTTGG GGCTGTCCCACCTGCTTACTGCGGCCGGTCTTTACCTCACTCCTTTCTGTAAAACAGCTGCCTTACTGACTGCCATGATGTCTATTACCGGTGTCTCATTTGGTGTTCTGGATACAG GTGGGAACGTCCTCATCTTGGACCTTTGGGGGGACAAAGGAGCCCCACATATGCAGGCCTTGCACTTCAGTTTCGCCTTGGGTGCCTTCCTGGCTCCCCTGCTGGCTAAATTGGCCTGGGGTACCACAGCATCTGCTCAGAACCACACAGAGCCTCAGTTAGACCGTTCAGCCTTGAACCGATCCTTTGAAGCCGCCTCAGACTCTGTGTTGGCGGTACCTGACGACATGAATCTTCTGTGGGCGTACGCTTCCATTGGAACCTATGTTCTAGTactttctgtcttcctgtttgcTCCATTCTTTAAAAAGAGGTCAAAGCAGAAAAAATCCGCAGCGTCTGCTCAGGGAGCTCGAAGGGCTAAATACCACAGGGCCCTGCtatgcctcctcttcctcttcttcttcttctacgtGGGAGCGGAGGTGACCTACGGCTCTTACGTATTCTCCTTCGCCACCACCCACGTTGGCATGGAAGAGAGCGAGGCAGCTGGCTTGAACTCCATCTTCTGGGGGACCTTCGCAGCCTGCAGGGGCCTGGCCATCTTCTTCGCAACGCTCTTACAGCCTGGGACCATGATGGTGTTGTGTAACATTGGCAGCCTGGCCTCATCTTTCTTTCTGGTGCTTTTTGACAAGAGCCCTCTTTGCCTCTGGATCGCGTCTTCTGTGTATGGAGCCTCAATGGCTGCCACGTTTCCCAGCGGCATCTCCTGGATTGAGCAGTACACCACCTTAACTGGGAAATCCGCTGCGTTCATTCTGGTTGGTGCTGCCCTGGGACTAATGGCGACTCCTGCATTATCTGGAATTCTTCAGGGACACTATCCCGATCTGCCAGTAATTCTGTACATGTGTCTGGGCTCAGCAGTATTAACAACTGTGTTATTCCCTGTGATGTATAAAGTAGCCACCTTACCTCTGGATCGAAAGCAGGAAAAAAGCATCAACAGTGAGGGCCAGAAAATATTACTTTCTAGCTCTAGGCTAATCAAGGAAGCTAaatga
- the Naglt1 gene encoding sodium-dependent glucose transporter 1 isoform X1 — protein sequence MDGVGTQTQGVSAAVLGPTFPDLARNVNRNISSLSEIFVGRALGYLGGSVVGGVLFDCMNHFLLLGLSHLLTAAGLYLTPFCKTAALLTAMMSITGVSFGVLDTGGNVLILDLWGDKGAPHMQALHFSFALGAFLAPLLAKLAWGTTASAQNHTEPQLDRSALNRSFEAASDSVLAVPDDMNLLWAYASIGTYVLVLSVFLFAPFFKKRSKQKKSAASAQGARRAKYHRALLCLLFLFFFFYVGAEVTYGSYVFSFATTHVGMEESEAAGLNSIFWGTFAACRGLAIFFATLLQPGTMMVLCNIGSLASSFFLVLFDKSPLCLWIASSVYGASMAATFPSGISWIEQYTTLTGKSAAFILVGAALGLMATPALSGILQGHYPDLPVILYMCLGSAVLTTVLFPVMYKVATLPLDRKQEKSINSEGQKILLSSSRLIKEAK from the exons ATGGATGGAGTGGGGACACAAACACAG GGAGTGAGCGCTGCTGTGCTGGGACCCACATTTCCAGACCTGGCCAGAAACGTGAACCGGAACATCAGCAGCCTTTCCGAAATCTTCGTGGGCCGAGCCCTCGGCTACCTGGGCGGCTCTGTGGTTGGTGGGGTGCTTTTCGACTGCATGAATCATTTTCTACTTTTGG GGCTGTCCCACCTGCTTACTGCGGCCGGTCTTTACCTCACTCCTTTCTGTAAAACAGCTGCCTTACTGACTGCCATGATGTCTATTACCGGTGTCTCATTTGGTGTTCTGGATACAG GTGGGAACGTCCTCATCTTGGACCTTTGGGGGGACAAAGGAGCCCCACATATGCAGGCCTTGCACTTCAGTTTCGCCTTGGGTGCCTTCCTGGCTCCCCTGCTGGCTAAATTGGCCTGGGGTACCACAGCATCTGCTCAGAACCACACAGAGCCTCAGTTAGACCGTTCAGCCTTGAACCGATCCTTTGAAGCCGCCTCAGACTCTGTGTTGGCGGTACCTGACGACATGAATCTTCTGTGGGCGTACGCTTCCATTGGAACCTATGTTCTAGTactttctgtcttcctgtttgcTCCATTCTTTAAAAAGAGGTCAAAGCAGAAAAAATCCGCAGCGTCTGCTCAGGGAGCTCGAAGGGCTAAATACCACAGGGCCCTGCtatgcctcctcttcctcttcttcttcttctacgtGGGAGCGGAGGTGACCTACGGCTCTTACGTATTCTCCTTCGCCACCACCCACGTTGGCATGGAAGAGAGCGAGGCAGCTGGCTTGAACTCCATCTTCTGGGGGACCTTCGCAGCCTGCAGGGGCCTGGCCATCTTCTTCGCAACGCTCTTACAGCCTGGGACCATGATGGTGTTGTGTAACATTGGCAGCCTGGCCTCATCTTTCTTTCTGGTGCTTTTTGACAAGAGCCCTCTTTGCCTCTGGATCGCGTCTTCTGTGTATGGAGCCTCAATGGCTGCCACGTTTCCCAGCGGCATCTCCTGGATTGAGCAGTACACCACCTTAACTGGGAAATCCGCTGCGTTCATTCTGGTTGGTGCTGCCCTGGGACTAATGGCGACTCCTGCATTATCTGGAATTCTTCAGGGACACTATCCCGATCTGCCAGTAATTCTGTACATGTGTCTGGGCTCAGCAGTATTAACAACTGTGTTATTCCCTGTGATGTATAAAGTAGCCACCTTACCTCTGGATCGAAAGCAGGAAAAAAGCATCAACAGTGAGGGCCAGAAAATATTACTTTCTAGCTCTAGGCTAATCAAGGAAGCTAaatga